Genomic window (Sulfurovum sp. NBC37-1):
GGAATCGATAATCACCTGCTTCATGACCTGGCTTGCATCACATTCTACCGTACCGATAAAACGTGTGCCCATTTGTACTGCGGAAGCACCGAGCTCCATCATTTTTACAATATCAGCGCGGTCCCATACGCCACCCGCGGCGATCACGGGAATATCACCCCACTCTTTTGCCTCTTCCACCACAGGAGGGAGGATCGCTTCAAGCTGATTTTCAGGTAGAAAACACTCTTCGTATTTAAAGCCCTGATGCCCACCACTGAGCGGCCCTTCCACAATTACCGCATCGGGCAGCCTGTTATGTGTCTTTTTCCATCTTTTACAGAGAATACGAAGTGCCTTGGCCGTAGAAACGATAGGTACCAACGCAACATCAGGATAATCCTTGGCCGCTTCAGGCATGGTCAAAGGCAGTCCTGCACCTGTGATGATGATATTGGCTCCGGCTTTACACGCATCGTTTACCACACGGTCATATTCACTCTGTGCATACAGTATGTTTGCAGCCAAAGGTGCATCACCACATATCGCTCTGGCATTTTCAAAAATATGCCTCAATGCTTCATAGGAATAGAAGTTGATCGCCTCAAGCGGTCTGTGCTCTTTGCCTACCATCTCTTTGCTGTCAAGATATTTTCTGTTTTTGTACACACCTGTACCTACAGCGGAGATCACGCCAAGGCCACCCTCTTTGGAGACCGTTCCTGCCAGCTGGTCCCAGGAGATACCGACACCCATACCACCCTGCACAATGGGTTTCTCAATAGTATATTTTCCAATTTTAAATGGTTTGAACTCCATTACCCAACCTTTACTTTCGCAAATTTTCTCTTGCCTACCTGAAGGATATACTCTCCGGTTTCAAGATTCATCTTTTCATCCGAGATCTTCTCCTGATCGATCCTCACAGCACCCTGTTTGATGTCTCTTCTGGCCTGCGAAGTGGACGGCTCGATACCTGCATCCACCAATGCTTTGCAGATCCAGATCCCCTCTTCCACTTCTACTTCTTTCATATCTGAAGGAAGCTGGTTGGCTTTAAAGACATTGTCAAACTCTTCTTTGGCTAGTTTAGCCAACTCTTCATTATAGAATCTTGTAACCAGCTCAAGTGCAAGGTTTTCTTTGGCAATTTTGGGGTGAAGTGCTCCTTTTTCAACATCCTGCTTCATCTGTGTGATCTCTTCAAGTGACCGTTCACTCAGAAGTTCATAGTATCGCCACATCAGCTCATCGGAGACAGAGAGTGTCTTGGCGTAGATATCTTTTGGTGCCTCCGTGATCCCGATGTAGTTGTTGAGAGATTTACTCATTTTCTGTACACCATCGAGCCCTTCGAGGATCGGCATCATCAGTACAGCCTGCTCTTTGTCTATTTCATAGGCACGCTGAAGGAATCTTCCCATCAGCAGGTTGAATTTCTGGTCCGTTCCACCGATCTCGATATCACTTTGAAGTTCGACAGAATCATAGCCCTGAAGCAGAGGATAGATGAATTCGGAGATGGAGATACTCTTCCCGCTCTTATAGCGTTTTTCAAAATCGTCACGTTCAAGCATACGTGCCACATTGAAAGTCGTTGTCAAAGAGACCATACCCGCCGCGCCCAGCGCTTCAAGCCAGCTCGAGTTGAATACCACATCCGTTTTGCTCTTGTCAAGTATGTTGAAGACCTGGTCCTGATAGGTCTGTGCATTCTCGAGGATCGTCGTTCTGTCCAGGACCTTTCTCGTTTCACTCTTACCAGTCGGATCACCGATCATCGCGGTAAAATCACCGATCAGCAACTGTACACGTCCGCCATGCTTTTGAAAGGCTCTGAGTTTTTGCAAAAGTACGGTATGCCCAAGGTGAAGATCGGCACCGGTAGGGTCAAATCCCGCTTTGACCGTGTAGGTCGTACCGTCTTCATAATACTTTGAGACCAACTTTTCGATCCTCTCCATATCGATGACCTCAGCGGTACCTCTGCTTATCTCTTCCAACGCCTGTTCTATCATTTCTTTCCTTCTTCTTTATGGTCTCTATTTGTTGTATGCATCATCAAGGCTGATGATATCGATGAGTTTGAATCTTTGTGACAGTTTTTCTTCCAGCACACTTTTCTTACTCTCACTGCTCTCCACTTCCAACTGGCAATATTCGGCACTTTCCGAACTTTGGATACCCAGTTCGATACTGATGACATTCAGATCCAGTTGCGTCAGTTTCGTCAGCATATCGGCAAGCGCGCCTTTCTGGTTCTGAAGACTGATGATAAGTCTGTAACGTGACATTTTGGAGGCACGCCAGTTCACGTGGATCATCGCTTCACCCGCCTTAATCTTGGCATAGGCATGCTTGCATAATTTATGGTGTATGATAGCCTTACTGTCCTTATAAAATGCAACGATCTGGTCACCGACCTTGGGATGGCAGCAATAATCGAACTCTACCCCGTCCAGCGGCTTGTTCGTGTAGAACCTGAAGTGCTCGATCTCTTTGAGTTTCGGCACCTTGTATCCGCGCTTCAGCAACTCCCAGAAACGTACCTCCTTTTCACCCATATAGTCAGCGACTTTATGGATCACATCTTTGTAATACGAAAGATGTGAAGGCAGTTTATAGAGGCTGTCCTGCAGGCCCATACGCTGTATCAGCAGTCTGATCTTGTCTGGATGGCGTGAAAAGAGCGTGCCGAGGATATTGTAGGCACTGAGGGTATCTACCTCTTTGATCCGTGCCCTGCAGTGGCTTCGTATGCCATCTTTGGCTTTCGAGGTCTTGACCGTATCGAGCCATGAGCAGTGCAGATGCGGTTCATCGTCTTTCAGTATCTTGACAATATCCCCGTTCTTCAGTACGGTCAAAAGCGACGATTTGTGTTTGTTGATCAGCGCATCCGTTGCATTGGCACCCACTTCCGAATGTATGGCATAGGCAAAATCCAGTGCCACAGAACCTTTGGGAAGTGTAAAATAGTCACCTTTGGGAGAGAAAACCGTAATGTCTTCAGAAAAAAGGTCCGATTTGGCAAGCTCATAGAACTCCTCCACCGATTCGTTCTGGAAATGCAGACTCTCCAGCCATTCAAGGTTCACACTGTCAGCACCATCCTTGTATTTCCAGTGCGCTGCAACACCATACTCTGCCAGTCTATGCATCGCTACGGTACGTATCTGAGCCTCCACGATCCCTTCTTCATTGAAGAGGGTCGTATGTATCGTCTTGTAGCCGTTCTCTTTGGGAATAGCGATATAGTCCTTGAAACGGGAGATCAACGGTGTGAAATTAAGATGCATCAAACCAAGCACCCGGTAGCACTCGATGGGCTCTTTGACAATGATACGGATCGCCAACAGGTCAAGCACTTCATCGATACTCACACCCTTTCGATGCATTTTCAGATAGATGGAGTAGTAATGCTTAACCCTGCCGATGATCTCAAAATCTTTATCGGAAAAACCATCCTTGTGTATTATATCCTTCACGCTGCGGATAAATGCATTGAGTTTGAACTGCAGATTCTGTGCATTGCTCTTGA
Coding sequences:
- the tyrS gene encoding tyrosine--tRNA ligase: MIEQALEEISRGTAEVIDMERIEKLVSKYYEDGTTYTVKAGFDPTGADLHLGHTVLLQKLRAFQKHGGRVQLLIGDFTAMIGDPTGKSETRKVLDRTTILENAQTYQDQVFNILDKSKTDVVFNSSWLEALGAAGMVSLTTTFNVARMLERDDFEKRYKSGKSISISEFIYPLLQGYDSVELQSDIEIGGTDQKFNLLMGRFLQRAYEIDKEQAVLMMPILEGLDGVQKMSKSLNNYIGITEAPKDIYAKTLSVSDELMWRYYELLSERSLEEITQMKQDVEKGALHPKIAKENLALELVTRFYNEELAKLAKEEFDNVFKANQLPSDMKEVEVEEGIWICKALVDAGIEPSTSQARRDIKQGAVRIDQEKISDEKMNLETGEYILQVGKRKFAKVKVG
- a CDS encoding RelA/SpoT family protein codes for the protein MDAFLSKAKNIHSIEEAKALLWEQIPHPLPSTLKALELAMTAHDGQKRKSGEPYIVHPILVAAITAAFSNDETMVQAALLHDVVEDTSFDIDDLKEQFGDDIAHMVEGLTKIVEIRDEELVPFGSDERLINSALTFRKMLIASIKDIRVLVIKLCDRLHNMLTLDALPPQKQKRIAEETLVVYAPIAHRLGISRLKNNLEDLSFFYIYPEDYKKIDTYIKSNAQNLQFKLNAFIRSVKDIIHKDGFSDKDFEIIGRVKHYYSIYLKMHRKGVSIDEVLDLLAIRIIVKEPIECYRVLGLMHLNFTPLISRFKDYIAIPKENGYKTIHTTLFNEEGIVEAQIRTVAMHRLAEYGVAAHWKYKDGADSVNLEWLESLHFQNESVEEFYELAKSDLFSEDITVFSPKGDYFTLPKGSVALDFAYAIHSEVGANATDALINKHKSSLLTVLKNGDIVKILKDDEPHLHCSWLDTVKTSKAKDGIRSHCRARIKEVDTLSAYNILGTLFSRHPDKIRLLIQRMGLQDSLYKLPSHLSYYKDVIHKVADYMGEKEVRFWELLKRGYKVPKLKEIEHFRFYTNKPLDGVEFDYCCHPKVGDQIVAFYKDSKAIIHHKLCKHAYAKIKAGEAMIHVNWRASKMSRYRLIISLQNQKGALADMLTKLTQLDLNVISIELGIQSSESAEYCQLEVESSESKKSVLEEKLSQRFKLIDIISLDDAYNK
- a CDS encoding nitronate monooxygenase, with product MEFKPFKIGKYTIEKPIVQGGMGVGISWDQLAGTVSKEGGLGVISAVGTGVYKNRKYLDSKEMVGKEHRPLEAINFYSYEALRHIFENARAICGDAPLAANILYAQSEYDRVVNDACKAGANIIITGAGLPLTMPEAAKDYPDVALVPIVSTAKALRILCKRWKKTHNRLPDAVIVEGPLSGGHQGFKYEECFLPENQLEAILPPVVEEAKEWGDIPVIAAGGVWDRADIVKMMELGASAVQMGTRFIGTVECDASQVMKQVIIDSTEETIKLFKSPVGYPARGVKTELHQRIEEGTAPKIACISNCVTPCHRGEEAKVVGYCIADRLSDAYDGIAETGLFFTGANGYKLTEIITVKELLDKLMNGEEK